In Leptodactylus fuscus isolate aLepFus1 chromosome 9, aLepFus1.hap2, whole genome shotgun sequence, the genomic window TCGTGCCAAATGGATGGTCATAATAAGATCCACCCAAGGTTGTCTTCTGCTGAATTATTGGAGCCCATTATTGTGTCACAGTCATGGTCCACTGTTGGATCTCCTCGTACCctggaaaatatatataatttttccaTGTCCAAAGCTGGACAAGATGAATGTGAGGAGCATGGTGTGTTCTGCGATACAAGTATTCCAGACCCTTTCAGTTCTAAGTTAATTGCAAATTTTTGTTTTTCGGCCGGAATCCAGAATGGAAGGAATGTAAGAGCATTAAATATCAAACAAGTCGGAGTAAATACCTGTAAATGAAATGAGCTTGTCCGGTACAAGGGAACTGTACAGATCACAAGCATGTACCAAAGTCTGAGGGACTCCAGGCGTCTTAATCACAGGAATGTGTTCTAATTTCAGGCTCGAACAAGAAATCGAGGATCTGGAGAAGCAGGAAACACAGCTGTCGGCTAAAGAAGTGCGAGTCCTGCAGAGGCTGAAGTCCGTGGAACGTACAACAGAAGATATAATAAAGGTCTGTAAAGCCAGATGTGGTCTAGAAGATTTATATCCATCCTACAAACAGAGACACTTCTAATTACAAATAATTATAGGAACCACATGATGGATTAATAGGAGAGGCTGTAAATCTCATACATTGGACAATAGTCATATTGTGATATTGTAGCGATGATAAACATCTCCAACTACAAcgtaattatcttatcttatctttgtcAGGCCGTGAAAGCTGAAGTACGAGAAGGTATGTATATATGCATGTATGCTTCTCTGATGGGGCAATTGGTGTCCACCTCATggggttttggggttttttttgggcgGTGCCTTGGATCAACTTTGTAGGTTTATAGATTGGGCTTGATGGACTTGCGTCTTCATCCAACTTTGTCAATTATGTAACAATAAATATTTCGGAAAGTATTTTCATTTCTGTTTTTTGCTTGGCGCAGAACCAGTGAAGGATATTTATGATATTTATGCCGGCATCCCTGACTTACCACCGTCCTATAAGCCTTCATTTATCAGAAGAATGGAGAGTGCACAAactgaggaaggggaggaggcacGGAAAGGTAGGAAGAATACTATAGCCAGTGACTGATGTGAATTTTCTGGTGGGACAGACATCTCCTAGTCATGGCGGATCTTCTATTTGTACTAAGAGGCTCAAACACCTTAGAGGAAAGTTGGCTTTGATGTTTCTTGTTATTGACTATCACCCTTATGTAAAATCCTCCGATGTCAACATGCCAAATCCTTTGTAGACTGCGGCCAATCTCCTTTATCTTTTTTCCTTCTCCCCCTTGAAAACCAAGGTATTATCAGGCAACTGTGTATAGAGGAGTCAGGAAGGATGGCTGTTATGAACAAGGGTTTGGCCACTAGCCTTAAGATGTCCGGACACCTTCAGAGATCTCTATAGAAGAAGTAATGATTGGGCCACTGGAAGATCTCGCTCACATAGGTGCTTTCTAGATAACCATATCATATAGTATGCACAAAGCATGGTATAAAATAAGGATTATAGAGTAATATACGGTACATCACACAGATGttttttaaaggaatttttttcGTATAAGCCATACAGATCTCAGTATCTAGTATAGACATTGAATTAAATACGATGATCCATAATATCACTTTTTCTGGTCATTTAAGTTAACTGAATAGATGAGCAAACCGGATCACCCAATTTTctttagaccccaaagtataataagtggcagCCCAGGATGCAGAAATATAAAACCCACTCCTACTCTCCTCTCCTCACCATTCCTGGTCACCCTCTGGGTGCTTGGTGTTCTTTCctgggcctcttccagcctcctgtgtgatgtcactggACCCAAGTCACCACTTAGGCCAATGATTGGACCTCAGCTGTCACATGGGGCACATCAACATCacacaggaggctggaagaggctcgGAAAGTACACAGGACGAGACGAGAACTGAGCAAAGGTGAACTTACTATACTCAGTACAAAATGAAACTTGTGGCCAAATTTTCCAAATATTTGGAAaccaaatcttgtgaggttcaccctTTTCTAATGAAGTCTGCAAAATTTTGTATCCTATGTTTTTTAAATGCGTTTTTCCAGAccaaaattgatttttcatactaatgagtatccacaggataggtataGGTtagatcagtatgtgatctgtaggggtcctacAATCTGATCTTGCACAGATTGGCTTTGGACAGGGTGTATATGcagtcaagtaataggagcggcgtTGCAGCGCCCTGGAACTACTGCTATGCAGTGGAAGTGTCACCAGTCCTATGGTTGAATAGGAGCGGTATTGCCCGTCCACTACCAGCTATGTGGCGTCTTATCACTATGCAAAATCAATTTGCggctggaaaccccttttaatatgaaatataacacagtataatatttatttatgtttatatAGCTTTATTTGCCATGGAAATCAAAGTTGAGAAAGATTTGAAGACCGGTAAAAACACGGTAATCTCCTCAATCCCGGTGCCGTCCACTGAAATAAAAGATACAGGAGTGAAAGTCTACGACGATGGCAGAAAGACTGTATATGCAGTAAGTTCTGAAGGAAAGATGGTCAATAATGGACTAGACAGTCTTGCCCCTGTAGAAGTGGAGGATCTTCTGAGGAAAGCTACAGAGCGGAGTACACAGTCTCCTACGGAGTATCATGAACCAGTATTCTCAAATCCCTTCCACAGTTCTGCCACCCACAAAGGCCAAGTCTCCCCCAAGTTAAATGGCCATAGCTCACCTATCATCACCGAACATCAAAACGGTCATAGTCTTAGTGTTGCAGAAGAAATGCCCATATCTAAATCACCTGATCCCAAAGATCTAAGATCTTCTGAGCCAAGAGTCATCATGCAGAATGGACAAGCAACGAACGCGGAGGTTCATCATGAAGCAACGTTTAGGAGCTCGGCAGATGACATTGTGGCACTTCCATCCACGGAGCTAGAAGATGACATGCATTACAACATTGTCCATGCTACACCTTGTTACGTAGATGACAACGAGCCGGTTACTATGATTTTCATGGGGTATAAGCATGCTGATGAAAACGACACCAAGCCACTCACTGATTATGAAGGGGTCATCCGGGCGGAACTGGTTGTTATTGATGACGATGAGGAATATAGTAAGGAGGAAGAAAGAACAACCAAAGAACTTGTTAATGTCCCTGAAACTCAACCACTCCATATTTCTAATCCTTCCATCCCATCTAATCCCATACAAAAAGTACCGCCACACAATATCGCATTGCAATGTCCTCAACCATACAAGAACTCCATATCCTTACGAGAACAAGAGGCCACCTTGGGGCCCCATAACTATATCCCAGTCTCCAAACAAAGCCTAGATGATGGTACTGAGGACCCTTCCCTAACAGGTGAGAGGCCTGTCAAGAGGTGTAAATGTTGTTCTATAATGTAAtgttttttaggctgaggccccacgttgtggaaacgcaacttttttttgttgcagtgttCCAGCCAATATTGGCtggaaaaggaattggaaatctataggaagttcttctacttctaccttttgctcaatccacccctggccTTGGCTTACAAAATCTGCAAtacgaaaaagctgcgtttctgcaacttggggtctTGGCCTTACACACAATGGGTCCATGATGATGAAGTCACTTGTTGGTCCAGTCCGTGTCAAGATTTTAACTCTAAACACTACTGAATTAAGATATTTTAGGTTGTTGTAATTCTTTCAAATTCCTGTAAAGATTTAACTACAATTCCCTGTTCATACATGACCGGGGGACAACTGCATTATAATGTCAGAAGTCTTCTGGCTCCCAGTTTATTGCCACACACGTGTATGGCGCATCCATGGGTAAGTGGTGAGAATCCCCTTGATAAGGATCGCATGCCGGTATATATCTCTGCTGATGGCGGCTGCTACCATGAGGTCCTCACTCTCCGCACTCGTATATCAGAGGCTTTCATGTCGGCAGCAGCGATCAGCATGAGATTATACACAAATCAATTGTCATTTTTGTTTATTGCAATAGCAAACATGGGCAGAAATTGCATTCTGTCATGTTTGATACGATGATTTCACATTAGATAAATTTGCATGACTGCAATCTTTGGGTCAGCGGAATCACTAGATACCCGCTGTcattattttgccaaaatacctcATTCTCCTTTAATACCAAAACCTTTGTTCCTAAGTTATAGGCAATTCTCAGCTTCACAATCATTTTAATTCCAATGCGTCTAAAATGGCGGAAaaaagcaactttgcaaatagtcTTGTTTTAAAAGTTTACGGAATATACAACTCTTCTGCAGGTCTATGCATCAACATGGTAACAGACAAGAAACAAAATCTGTGTGTAGATATAAACCATTCACCTGTCCCAACATCTTGCTAAGGGGTCGCACCCATATCCACCCGCCGGGCTCCATCCTATGGGGATGaaatttgtgtccatgcaaaagcGAAAAACAgttccctgcggagaggctgccTACGGACACCGGTGGCTGGCTTTAACACCCCATGCAAATGAATGGCTtgtaaaactgaccgctgggaagccgtcccctgtccataaCGGAGACCTGGAGGGCggacacgggcacaagtgtgaacgccccctcatcTGCTATATTGGTAAAAGTAGCATCACATGACTACACACAGGATTTGCTGTAGACCTAGAATGTCTACAAATATAGCAAAGCTATCTTGACATTGATAACTTGTAGTTTTCAAGCtaaactttgctacatatgtAGATACATTGAAACTTAAAAAATAGTTGTGAAGATATAGATGGTCTTTCGGTTTGGAGAGTGATGTCTGaggttaggctacgttcacaggAACATAAAAATGAAATGCAAGCTGTGGACTGATCTGTAACCTGACAGACGCCATTACAGATCTTGTTGACTGCAATGGTTTCCATTGGGGCGTGCATTTGTAGCACTTTTTCATCCAGGGTTTTGGTGAAAGCTCCTAAGAGAACCTCCACCTCTGATGTGAACGTAGTCTTAGCGAGGCATCAAGCTCTTGTAAAGCTCAGGTCATCCTATTATATGGACGTTTTTGTTTGGAGACCATTTGAAGAAGTTGCACTTTGCAGTGTAAGTAGTGGCCATTTGGTGGAAATGGTgaattttggcaaaaaaaaaattgagttc contains:
- the PALMD gene encoding palmdelphin, giving the protein MEEAELLKERLLAITDKRKLQEEIAQRRLKIEEEKLKLHHLQKKALREKWLLDGLNSMTPAEQEQMIKQNQDDQQQIKLLEQNIKRLEQEIEDLEKQETQLSAKEVRVLQRLKSVERTTEDIIKAVKAEVREEPVKDIYDIYAGIPDLPPSYKPSFIRRMESAQTEEGEEARKALFAMEIKVEKDLKTGKNTVISSIPVPSTEIKDTGVKVYDDGRKTVYAVSSEGKMVNNGLDSLAPVEVEDLLRKATERSTQSPTEYHEPVFSNPFHSSATHKGQVSPKLNGHSSPIITEHQNGHSLSVAEEMPISKSPDPKDLRSSEPRVIMQNGQATNAEVHHEATFRSSADDIVALPSTELEDDMHYNIVHATPCYVDDNEPVTMIFMGYKHADENDTKPLTDYEGVIRAELVVIDDDEEYSKEEERTTKELVNVPETQPLHISNPSIPSNPIQKVPPHNIALQCPQPYKNSISLREQEATLGPHNYIPVSKQSLDDGTEDPSLTALRIRMAKLGKKVI